The genome window ATCAAGGCAAACTCACCGAAAGCAATATCAGAGATTTTCCGTCCCCACAGGCGTTTCATACCCTCAAGGTTCAAGGTTTCAATCGCAATCGTATCATACTTTCGCACAAGACGGAGAGCCAACTTGAAGAACCAGTCTCGCCGCTTATTGGCGATCTTCTTGTGAACACGCGCAAGGTGACGCTTGGCACGATACCACGCATTTGAACCTTTTTGCTTGCCGGAGAGTGTCTTGTTTGCTGAACGAATTGCTTTGAGACCTATCTTGTAGAACTCAGGGGACGCTATTTTCGTGCCATCTGAAAGGGTCAGAAATGTTTTACTTCCGAAGTCTGCCCCTGCCACATTACCGGTCAAAGGGAGGTTCTCGGAGGGGTCGCACGCTTCACAGGTCAGATAGAGATAGTAGCTACCTACGGCATCACGCTTGATTGTGACGGTTTTGATAACCCCAGTCCAGTCGCGGTGTTTCCAAAACGTGAAGGACTTGTTCAAACACGAGATATAGATACGGTTGCCTTCTACTTTGAAGCCAGCTTGTGTGAACGTCAAGGAGTTATATTTGTGATTCGGCTTGATCTTCGGTCTACCGACTTTACGTTTGGTTTTACCTGCTTTTCGATCCTTGATGTTGTCAAAGAACTTTTCGTATCCCAAGTGGATACGTTTTGCAACCTGTTGGATGACCTGACTCGGCAGTTGATTCCAGTGCGGTTTCGTCCGCTGTTTCAACTTCGTGATATGCTCACATATTCGAGCAAAGGACGCATATTTACCGTAGATCCGATAGTAGCGTCTCTGCAACCGAAGCAAGTGAACATGCACGCT of Candidatus Poribacteria bacterium contains these proteins:
- a CDS encoding RNA-guided endonuclease TnpB family protein, with product MHVHLLRLQRRYYRIYGKYASFARICEHITKLKQRTKPHWNQLPSQVIQQVAKRIHLGYEKFFDNIKDRKAGKTKRKVGRPKIKPNHKYNSLTFTQAGFKVEGNRIYISCLNKSFTFWKHRDWTGVIKTVTIKRDAVGSYYLYLTCEACDPSENLPLTGNVAGADFGSKTFLTLSDGTKIASPEFYKIGLKAIRSANKTLSGKQKGSNAWYRAKRHLARVHKKIANKRRDWFFKLALRLVRKYDTIAIETLNLEGMKRLWGRKISDIAFGEFALILQWTCAKYGKTLLKAGRWPPTTKPCSDCGHHNETLSLSDRQWTCPECGFQHDRDINAAINILRVGVPWT